A genomic region of Paenibacillus sp. PL2-23 contains the following coding sequences:
- a CDS encoding LTA synthase family protein, which produces MNRRMGMPQAKQRDSLRHSFSLILHALNRLVIADMVLFVVAIQLKLYWFNRLLSVPYMDMTLIDRMMEAGAALMLAFWALLLPARGRLLALIGLNLSLSALLFADVIYYRYFQDLITVPVLLQLGQVESLGGSIATLIRYWDFFLFADAIVLVPFAVYLIWRGRSELRSSAAPLTRWRKPSARIGFSLAAFALGFSLFVPNLNHATNTWAKGLFQKNWWNLSIYNVTGGLGFHGYDAYRYAKLNWFGAEAVSAEQLDETEAWMKDRGNARASLEQDPLFGAYKGSNVLLVQVEALQSFIIGKSIGGREITPVLNRLIQDSAYFSRFYHQTSQGRTSDADFAVNCSLQPLKSGSVFIQYASHDFVCLPERLKASGYSASVFHPYQGGFWNRNVMYSRMEYDAFYSLKHYELDEQLGWALGDKSFYRQSMDVVTELPKPFHAFMITLTSHHPYKLPDEQKALQVEELEGTIMGEYLQAAHYADAALGELVDRLQAEGLWENTIFAIYGDHDNSIQQWELYERFMSDTSSPIEREQVTRSVPFLLHLPDGAYAGHYEAVGGQLDVAPTLLHLLGISSKEPYWLGSPLLTGASELGSRVVTQRNGSWTNGELYFVPSPDGVLASGSCYNAETGELLDAGQCLLITTEADRELMMSDRIVIGDLLPSFKRDEAVEAMGGQP; this is translated from the coding sequence ATGAATAGAAGAATGGGGATGCCGCAAGCGAAGCAGCGTGATTCGCTGCGGCATTCGTTCTCTCTCATCCTGCATGCGCTGAATCGGCTAGTTATCGCGGACATGGTGTTATTTGTCGTCGCCATTCAGCTCAAGCTGTATTGGTTTAACCGCCTGCTGTCCGTTCCCTATATGGATATGACTCTTATAGACAGGATGATGGAAGCCGGTGCCGCGCTAATGCTCGCCTTCTGGGCACTGCTGCTGCCTGCTCGCGGGAGACTGCTGGCTTTGATCGGGCTTAACCTGTCGCTGTCGGCGCTCCTGTTCGCCGACGTTATCTATTACCGCTATTTTCAGGATCTCATTACGGTACCCGTTCTGCTCCAGCTGGGCCAAGTCGAATCGCTTGGCGGCAGCATTGCGACCTTGATCCGTTATTGGGATTTTTTCCTGTTCGCTGACGCCATCGTTCTGGTACCCTTCGCGGTGTATCTGATCTGGCGGGGCCGCTCGGAGCTCCGCTCCTCAGCCGCTCCGCTCACGCGCTGGCGCAAGCCGTCCGCCCGCATCGGCTTCAGCCTGGCCGCATTTGCGCTTGGCTTCTCTTTGTTCGTACCCAATCTGAACCATGCGACGAACACGTGGGCCAAGGGCCTCTTCCAAAAAAACTGGTGGAATCTATCCATCTACAACGTGACGGGCGGACTTGGCTTTCATGGCTACGATGCTTACCGTTACGCGAAGCTGAACTGGTTCGGCGCGGAGGCCGTATCCGCGGAGCAGCTGGATGAGACGGAGGCCTGGATGAAGGATCGTGGGAACGCCAGAGCGTCGCTGGAGCAGGACCCGCTGTTCGGCGCATACAAGGGGAGCAATGTTCTGCTGGTGCAGGTAGAAGCGCTCCAGAGCTTCATCATCGGCAAGTCGATTGGCGGGCGCGAAATAACGCCGGTTCTGAACCGTTTGATTCAGGACAGCGCATATTTCTCCCGCTTCTATCATCAAACGTCGCAGGGTCGCACCTCCGATGCCGATTTTGCAGTCAACTGCTCCTTGCAGCCCTTAAAGAGCGGATCGGTATTTATCCAATACGCCTCCCATGATTTTGTATGCCTGCCGGAGCGGTTGAAGGCGAGCGGGTATTCCGCCTCCGTTTTCCACCCTTATCAAGGCGGCTTCTGGAACCGGAATGTTATGTACAGCAGGATGGAGTATGACGCGTTCTACAGCCTGAAGCATTATGAGCTGGACGAACAGCTGGGATGGGCGCTGGGCGACAAATCCTTTTACAGACAGTCTATGGATGTTGTGACCGAGCTTCCGAAGCCTTTCCACGCGTTTATGATCACGCTGACCAGTCACCATCCCTATAAGCTTCCCGACGAGCAGAAGGCGCTCCAGGTGGAGGAGCTGGAGGGTACGATTATGGGGGAATATTTGCAGGCGGCGCACTATGCCGACGCCGCGCTTGGGGAGCTGGTGGATCGGCTGCAGGCGGAGGGCTTATGGGAGAACACGATATTCGCCATATATGGCGATCATGACAACTCCATTCAGCAATGGGAGCTGTATGAGCGGTTTATGTCGGACACCTCAAGCCCGATTGAGAGAGAGCAGGTGACCAGAAGCGTGCCGTTCCTCCTGCATCTCCCGGATGGCGCTTATGCCGGTCATTATGAAGCGGTTGGGGGCCAGCTTGACGTTGCGCCGACGCTGCTGCATCTGCTGGGCATATCCAGCAAGGAGCCTTATTGGCTTGGCTCTCCTCTATTAACCGGCGCGTCGGAGCTGGGATCACGGGTGGTTACGCAGCGGAATGGCTCTTGGACGAACGGGGAGCTGTACTTTGTCCCGTCGCCAGACGGCGTACTAGCGAGCGGCTCCTGCTACAACGCCGAAACCGGGGAGCTTCTGGACGCAGGGCAGTGCCTGCTTATCACGACGGAGGCGGATAGAGAGCTGATGATGTCAGACCGCATCGTCATCGGCGATCTGCTCCCATCCTTCAAGCGGGACGAAGCTGTGGAAGCGATGGGGGGCCAGCCATAG
- a CDS encoding class I SAM-dependent RNA methyltransferase produces the protein MEQLHLIATSPMGLEAVVARELKELGYADLQVENGRVNFRGGLEDICRTNLWLRTAGRVLIGMGKFKATTFDELFEGTKALDWPDWIPVDGEFPVEGRSHKSLLSSVPACQKIVKKAVVEKMKERYGTEWFDEDGGRYVIEVSLLNDEALLTLDTSGAGLHKRGYRLVSNEAPIRESMAAALILLSRWRPERPFYDPFCGSGTFLVEAAMIGWNIAPGLRRQFNSESWERMDAKLWDAAREEAYDAVRDDVPLQITGTDIDPRAIEISETSIKRAGFAKEIKVSVLPVAKAKPQGDYGVFMTNPPYGERLGDEREAEAALRQFGLMTLHYPTWSVFAISPSDMVEHYMGRQADKKRKLFNGRIQTDFYQFFGPLPPRDKRHE, from the coding sequence GTGGAACAATTGCATTTAATCGCGACCTCTCCCATGGGACTCGAGGCCGTTGTCGCGAGAGAACTGAAGGAGCTCGGTTATGCCGACCTTCAGGTGGAGAACGGTCGAGTCAACTTCCGCGGCGGTCTGGAGGATATATGCCGCACCAATCTATGGCTGCGCACGGCGGGCCGCGTTCTGATTGGGATGGGCAAATTCAAGGCGACGACCTTCGACGAGCTGTTCGAGGGCACCAAGGCGCTGGATTGGCCCGATTGGATTCCGGTGGATGGTGAATTCCCCGTAGAAGGACGTTCCCATAAGTCGCTGCTCTCCAGTGTGCCGGCCTGCCAAAAAATCGTTAAAAAAGCAGTCGTCGAAAAAATGAAGGAGCGCTACGGCACGGAGTGGTTCGACGAGGATGGCGGCCGTTACGTCATTGAAGTGTCTCTCCTGAACGATGAGGCGCTGCTTACGCTGGACACGTCCGGCGCGGGTCTGCACAAGCGCGGCTACCGTCTCGTGTCGAACGAGGCGCCAATTCGCGAATCGATGGCAGCCGCCCTCATCCTGCTCAGCCGCTGGCGGCCTGAGCGGCCGTTCTACGATCCCTTCTGCGGCTCCGGGACCTTCCTGGTCGAAGCGGCGATGATCGGCTGGAACATTGCGCCGGGCCTGCGCCGCCAGTTCAACAGCGAGAGCTGGGAGCGGATGGATGCGAAGCTGTGGGACGCCGCCCGCGAGGAAGCCTACGACGCCGTTAGGGATGATGTGCCGCTGCAGATTACAGGCACAGACATCGACCCCCGCGCGATCGAAATTTCCGAGACCTCTATCAAGCGCGCGGGCTTCGCCAAGGAGATTAAGGTCAGCGTGCTGCCAGTCGCCAAGGCGAAGCCGCAAGGCGATTACGGCGTATTCATGACGAACCCGCCCTATGGCGAGCGGCTTGGCGATGAGCGGGAAGCGGAAGCCGCTTTGCGTCAATTCGGGCTGATGACCTTGCATTATCCGACCTGGTCCGTATTCGCGATCAGCCCCTCGGATATGGTGGAGCACTACATGGGCCGCCAAGCCGACAAAAAGAGGAAGCTGTTCAACGGTCGAATCCAGACCGACTTTTATCAGTTTTTTGGCCCGCTTCCTCCTCGGGACAAGCGGCATGAATAG